The window ttttttatgtaaacagCTATTTGTGTGACCATCGATGGAAGAACATAGATTTTAATTGTCAGACTCCTTCGCTGTAATTGTTGTTTGCGTGACGTTGAAGTTGAGCTctgagttttaaaaagtgctgcgTGACTGAAGGTCGCCGTCGTCCTCCAGAGAGACACGTAGTTGTGAGTCGGCAGTATTCGGACGGTGCAGCACAGGTACATGTACTTCGGTGTTTGTACACGCAGTATTTCGGCAGCTCGGTGACTGATGTCTCCTCTCTCAGAAAATCCTGACTCACTCGTACTCCCGAGTCGTCCTCCGGGTTCTGGAAAAAGCCGTAGAGGAGAAGAAGCGCTTCTCTGTCTACGTGACCGAATCGCAGCCTGACTCAGCCGGGTGAGCGAGCTGTGTGTcagtaaactgtgttttattctgaggacacacacacacacacacacacacacacacacacacagagtggttGAACCAGCTTGTCTTTGTGCAGGCGACAGATGGCAGACGCTCTGAGGAAGCTGAACGTCCCTGTGACCGTAGTGCTGGATGCAGCTGTGGGGTAAATATCTTCGTTATCGAGTTTAAAACGCCGTCTCACGTCGTCAGCGTGAACATTTCAGCAGTAAGCGTTTGTGATGTGTCCGCAGGTACGTTTTGGAGAAAGTAGACCTTGTTATTGTTGGTGCAGAGGGGGTCGTTGAGAGCGGAGGGATCATCAACAAGGTGAGTTTCAGTGAAGCGTCACGAAACAAGTTCaaccagaaagaaaaaaagatatcgATTTAGAGTATTTTTGTTCAAACTGTCCAGAGTCCATCAATAATATTCAGTTATCGCTGTTCAGATCGCTACGTTACATAGAAACCATCACGCGAAAACACCCCATTACAagtaaagtcctgcatttaagtacttaagtaaaagtaccaaagtATTctcaacattattttattaaatatcagAAGTGAAGGGAGCTCATTTTGCAGaatgtgttttaatatataAGAAATTAACCCTTcggggcctgctttaatatcacacacactcgtaccgctctgcgcacaaaacgcgcttttcagaatcaagctttaaaaaatactatttattaatattaatttttactttcattgagtttttttcagccttAATCATAAAtctcaaatattaattaattttcaaatttttaaccctttaaatgccaggtttttgtcatgatgccactatgtttttagatggaaaacttctgcaaaatatatatttattttttaggatgacagcctgggatatgtcagcgTTTAGCATCGATGGTCCAACACgtacaatgttaaaaaaaaatcctgttttacGGTGGAGCACATGGACGACAATCAACATATGATGTTATCATAGAAGAATCGGATAAGTTTTccaacagaaaaggaaaatctCTGGATGATTTTGTGCGTCTCAGTCTGCATGTGTGATTCATACAAtgacaaatttaagaaaatgaatttagtaaattatttaaaaaaagaaaaggagtgGATCAcattgagattttacaatgcaacataaaaaaaaataaaatgttacttctcatgtctgagcatttttaagagttttgaaaaattaattcaagttgatttaaaaccaaataaggccttatttttagataaataaattggGAACCCTGTTATTGATGAACGATCAGGACGGATGTAATACTGATTATTGAACCAGGATGTTTttccatattgacaaaataaaGTTGTAAGTCATATAAAAGTAAGTTTGTTACTTTTCTCCTCCGTTCGTGATGCACAGGCTTAAATATTTGATCTTTTGTGTTGCAGATCGGCACTTATCAGATGGCCGTGTGCTCCAAAGCTCACAACAAGCCTTTCTACGTCGTGGCAGAGAGTTTCAAATTTGTCCGTCTCTATCCGCTCAACCAGCAGGACGTGCCTGATAAATTTAAGGTACGAACGCCGGCAGAGAAATTCACATCCGGATTATATTTCTGTTAGAGTTTTTCTTTACCGCTCCTCTCCTCGGCTCCACAGTACAAAGCCGACACCCTGAAGACGGTACAGAACCTGTCGGAGGAGCATCCGATGATCGACTACACGCCTCCGTCCCTCATCACCCTCCTCTTCACCGACCTGGGAGTCCTCACCCCGTCTGCCGTCAGCGACGAACTCATCAAGCTTTATTTATAACTCAATAAAAACCCTTTTCTCCAAAGGTAAACAAATGTCAAAGGTTTTATTGAATTCTGCTTTTCTCTACACGCTGAATACAGGTGATCACGCCTCCTCGTCCCCCGAGGGCCCGTCTGGTTGGTGTTTTGGTCCGCTTGTTATCTGTTTCTCAAA is drawn from Plectropomus leopardus isolate mb unplaced genomic scaffold, YSFRI_Pleo_2.0 unplaced_scaffold19534, whole genome shotgun sequence and contains these coding sequences:
- the LOC121965318 gene encoding translation initiation factor eIF-2B subunit alpha-like, whose product is CCVTEGRRRPPERHVVVSRQYSDGAAQKILTHSYSRVVLRVLEKAVEEKKRFSVYVTESQPDSAGRQMADALRKLNVPVTVVLDAAVGYVLEKVDLVIVGAEGVVESGGIINKIGTYQMAVCSKAHNKPFYVVAESFKFVRLYPLNQQDVPDKFKYKADTLKTVQNLSEEHPMIDYTPPSLITLLFTDLGVLTPSAVSDELIKLYL